TGATTGGTTTGCGCCAATAACGATTGCCCATAAAAATCATTACCAACCGCCGTTAGCAACCAGGAATTTTTCCCAAGTAACGCGAGATTATGTGCAATATTGCGGCCTACTCCGCCGGGAGTGAATTTTATCTTCCCTGGGTTAGAATCCGCATAATTTAGAGAAGCATGCGAACACCCGGCAATATCCATATTGGCCGAGCCAATAGTTACTATGTATTCCTTTTCACGCATAGCACGTCCCCTGGCAATTAATTTGCCATAAATGAGTTCGTTAAAAATAATCAACGCCACACAACAAACTATTAGAGCAAATGTTCATTATCAAACATGTGTTCATAGTAAGCGTGTTTTTGATAAAGTAAATCCATCTACAAGATCTAAAATCAATAGATATGAACAGAATCACAATTTTTTATAGATACAGTTTGTCAGGGGGAGAGAAAATGAGAGGTAGTACACAAATTAAGCAGAATGAAAAGCATCACCCCGCCATAACCGGAGATTTTTCAGATGCGCAGGTGAACAGGCGAATATCAGGTAAGCGAAACCAGGTCCTCCGGCATATGGTTGTACAAAATCCGCCAGAAGTGCTCAGCGGTTTTATTCAAACGGGTATCCATGCGGTAAATATAGGCCTGAATGGGCACCATCAGTTCCGGCGTATCCAGACAAATCAGGCGCTTACCGCGCAGTTCGTTCACGATAGTCCACGCCGGTAGCCAGGCGATACCATGCCCATCCAATGCCATATTTTTCAATAGCTCACTCATCGAGGACATAAACAGCGTACGGGCTGAAATACCGCCCACTTCCGCAAGATGACGGTTTACCAATCTTCCCATGTAGGATGTGCTGGTATAATTCAAAATCGGTACCTGCGGCTGATGAATATCAAACAACGCCTTCCCCTGCGCATCCGTTGCACAAACGGGATACAGCTCAGATTCAAAAACCTTCAAACCGCAGAAAGGCGACTGCATTAAATCTTCATCCCGAAAGGAGATAATAAAATCGCTTTTCCCCTCGCGTAGCGTATTCACCGCCTGGACAACATCAATCGCTTCGACGTGCCAGACAAACTCCTCCCCCCAGGCCGCCATTGAGTGCACCAATCTGGGCAACATCGTCAGCGACAAAGAATGGGCTGCCGCTATTTTGATATTGGGTACCCCAAGCAGGTTGTGCCCGCTTAGCTCATCGAGATTGCATTCCAGCTGTTGCAGCAGGCTACGGGTTTGCGAATGGAATAGCTTGCCCTCCTCCGTGAGTTGCAGTGGGGTCGTCGTGCGATCAAAAAGCAGCACACCCACGGCGGATTCGAGCGCTTTGATCCGCCGGCTAAATGCGGGTTGGGATATGTTGCGCTCCTCAGCAGCCTGGGAAAAATGACGACACGCCTCCAGCGTCAAAAAGTCATATAACCATTTTGTCTCAATATTTTTCATAGCTGCCACGCGGATATTTAAATATGCCAATGAGTCTTAAGCATCATGCCTGAATATTTCCACAGATAACATTCATCATCAGCATCTGGTGATTCGTTTTTTGCATCAAGGCTTCGTTTTTAACATTACCCTGTCTCCCTCTCCTTCGACCGCGACCGCTTTTCTGCCGCGTACCATCAGGTCTCTGGCTGAATACCGGTCTGCTGAGGTGACAAAAGAAACCGCAACCATGCGGTTTTTGCATTGAACCAAACATTATTGCATTTCTCCTCACGCTTCACTGCTGTTAAACATTTCCAGCAGATACAACGTAGCTCTGAATATTAATCATCGGTGAATTGAGGTATATATCGTGAAAGGTTTAATTGGCGTACTCGGTGGTATGGGACCTGCTGCAACCGTCGATCTGTTTAATAAATTCGTTACCTTTACCGCGGCGCAACGTGACCAGGAACATATCCCGTTAATTATTTCATCTATTCCCGACATTCCTGACCGAACAGACGCGTTAATGCATCATGGTCATTCCCCACTTCCGGCAATGCGCGACTATATGCATAAACTCGAAGATGCAGGCGCCGAGTGTATTGTGATCCCTTGTAATACCGCCCACTTTTGGTTCAATGAATTAAAAGAGTGCTGCCACACAGAGCTGCTCAGTATCGTTGAAACAACCATAAGCGAGGTCAAGAACTGCGGAAAATCGCGTATCGGGCTGCTCGCCACTAACGCCACGTTGTACATGGGTCTCTATCAAAAAGGCATAGAATCTCTTGGTTTGACCTGCATCAGCCCTGATCCGTCAAGCCAGAAAAAAGTGATGGAAAGTATCTATAGCTTAAAAGCCGGTGATGCTAAACGGGCGCAAGAACTGATGAATGAACAGGCTCAAGCACTCTTCTCACGCGGTGCACAGGTTATCGTACTGGGATGTACAGAAGTTCCCGTCATCCTTGCTGAGGCTGTCAAAACGTCACCTGAAAAATATATTGACTCAACCGGTTCGTTGGTTCGCGCCGGTATTAAATGGTACGAGAAACGCGTTGGCAAAAATCATCTTTTAGCACAATGAAAGCCAACACCTGGTTAATTATTTCATTAAATAAACATTCATTTTAATAACGAATTATTCTCTGGCGGAGGCCATTATGATTTGGCTGGAAATTATCGTAGTGTTGGGCGCAATATTTTTTGGTATCCGCCTCGGCGGAATTGGTATCGGTTTATGTGGCGGGCTAGGGCTGGCTATTTTAACGCTGGGATTTGGATTACAAATTGGTTCACCTCCCGTAGATGTTATTCTCATTATTATGACGGTAGTGGTGGCGGCATCGGCGCTACAGGCCGCCGGCGGTATGGATTATCTGGTTCGCGTTGCCGGTAATTTTATGCGCCGTAATCCTAAATATATCAATATTATTGCGCCAATTATCACCTGGTCGATGACCATTATGGCGGGAACAGGATTCATCGTCTTTTCTACCCTGCCAGTGATTGCCGAAGTTGCCAAAGAGTCAGGTATTCGCCCTTCCCGGACGCTCGCCGGATCCGTAGTCGCCTCTCAGGTGGCGATATCCGGTTCACCAATTAGTGCCGCAATGGCGGCGATGCTGACCATTATGGAAGGCAACGGTATCAGCTTTATCCAGGTCATGGCGGTATGTCTGCCCGCCTCGTTTGTCGCCGCGATGGTCGCCGCTTTTATCGCCTCTCGTCAGGGATGCGAGCTACAGGATGATGAAGTCTATCTGGAACGCCTGCAAAAAGGATTGGTGCGTAAATACGAAGGGCAAAACAGCACCACGCCGGGAGCAAGACTGTCGGTCGCCCTGTTTATGCTGGCAACGGTCGTCATCGTTATTCTTGCCGCATGTCCTCAACTACGCCCCGGATTCGACGCGGGTAACCCAATGAATACCCGGGATATCATTATTATCTGTATGCTGGCTGCCGCGTGCCTGATGGTGGTGCTATGCAAAACATCAACCGACGCAATTGTCCTGACATCCACGTTTCGTGCGGGTATGAGTTCGTTGGCGGTTATTCTGGGAATTGTTACGCTGGGCACAACCTTCATTGATGCCCATTTGACGGGAATAAAGGATATCGCTGGCGATATTCTACGGGCTTATCCAATGTTGTTGGCGCTGGTGCTGTTTGGCACCTGTGCGCTTCTCTATTCGCAGGGAGCCACCACACCGCTGATTATTCCGCTTGCCGTCGCGCTCGGCGTACCCACCTGGGCGATTCTGGCTTCTTATGTAGCCGTTACCGGCGTGTTTGTTCTACCAACTTACCCCACTTCACTGGCAGCCATGGAGTTCGACACTACCGGGACAACGCGCGTGGGTAAGTATGTCTTAAACCATCCGTTTATGTTACCTGGACTTGGGGGGATCATCGCGGGCGTTGCCTTTGGTTTTATCATCGCGCCAATGATTGCCTGACCCGTTTTATTCAGGGGAGTGAAAAAATTTCGCCCCCTGAATGATTACTTATCTGACCAGCTCACCACATCAATACCGTCTTACCTTTATCTATTTGCTTCACTTCGCTGCTTTTGATCACACGGTGATAGCCATAGGCGTCAGCATATTTTGTCATTCCTGTCTCCGAGTCTTGCTCAGGCTTTCCTTGCGTCTCTATCGTTGTTCCTGATGTTGTTGTCATCACCCAGGTGGTTGAGCACCCCGTAAGCAGCAGTGTCGCGAGTGACAGAGAGGCAAACACGTGAGCTTTATTCATATTCGATTTCCGTGACAAGTTTGATTTAAGGGCACTTTATCGAATTTGGTTAAGACAGGATGGATTATTGTGGCGATGCGGCAACAGCAGGGGTTAATGGATAAAAAAGGGGCAGAGAAATCTCTGCCCCAGCTATCAGCGTTTAATCAGGCCGCCTTTGCCACAACCTCTTCTTCCGGGCGTTTCAGCACCGCGTAGGAGAGACCGGCGACCAGCGTACCGGCAATAATTGCCAGCAGGTATCCCACTACCGGCGTAA
The Citrobacter arsenatis DNA segment above includes these coding regions:
- a CDS encoding YgdI/YgdR family lipoprotein, which gives rise to MNKAHVFASLSLATLLLTGCSTTWVMTTTSGTTIETQGKPEQDSETGMTKYADAYGYHRVIKSSEVKQIDKGKTVLMW
- a CDS encoding anaerobic C4-dicarboxylate transporter; its protein translation is MIWLEIIVVLGAIFFGIRLGGIGIGLCGGLGLAILTLGFGLQIGSPPVDVILIIMTVVVAASALQAAGGMDYLVRVAGNFMRRNPKYINIIAPIITWSMTIMAGTGFIVFSTLPVIAEVAKESGIRPSRTLAGSVVASQVAISGSPISAAMAAMLTIMEGNGISFIQVMAVCLPASFVAAMVAAFIASRQGCELQDDEVYLERLQKGLVRKYEGQNSTTPGARLSVALFMLATVVIVILAACPQLRPGFDAGNPMNTRDIIIICMLAAACLMVVLCKTSTDAIVLTSTFRAGMSSLAVILGIVTLGTTFIDAHLTGIKDIAGDILRAYPMLLALVLFGTCALLYSQGATTPLIIPLAVALGVPTWAILASYVAVTGVFVLPTYPTSLAAMEFDTTGTTRVGKYVLNHPFMLPGLGGIIAGVAFGFIIAPMIA
- a CDS encoding aspartate/glutamate racemase family protein, yielding MKGLIGVLGGMGPAATVDLFNKFVTFTAAQRDQEHIPLIISSIPDIPDRTDALMHHGHSPLPAMRDYMHKLEDAGAECIVIPCNTAHFWFNELKECCHTELLSIVETTISEVKNCGKSRIGLLATNATLYMGLYQKGIESLGLTCISPDPSSQKKVMESIYSLKAGDAKRAQELMNEQAQALFSRGAQVIVLGCTEVPVILAEAVKTSPEKYIDSTGSLVRAGIKWYEKRVGKNHLLAQ
- the hypT gene encoding hypochlorite stress DNA-binding transcriptional regulator HypT: MKNIETKWLYDFLTLEACRHFSQAAEERNISQPAFSRRIKALESAVGVLLFDRTTTPLQLTEEGKLFHSQTRSLLQQLECNLDELSGHNLLGVPNIKIAAAHSLSLTMLPRLVHSMAAWGEEFVWHVEAIDVVQAVNTLREGKSDFIISFRDEDLMQSPFCGLKVFESELYPVCATDAQGKALFDIHQPQVPILNYTSTSYMGRLVNRHLAEVGGISARTLFMSSMSELLKNMALDGHGIAWLPAWTIVNELRGKRLICLDTPELMVPIQAYIYRMDTRLNKTAEHFWRILYNHMPEDLVSLT